In Sebastes fasciatus isolate fSebFas1 chromosome 15, fSebFas1.pri, whole genome shotgun sequence, a genomic segment contains:
- the sash1b gene encoding SAM and SH3 domain-containing protein 1 isoform X6, giving the protein MEELRKRKVVQDEEMGTVDSVATSVQLRSQIQESLGLSSTMSTPETERRFPVHKSSSDDGSGGKWDGKRKSKSFWQSFRKSQKGVLRQISKGDDVGFVASEITMSDEERIQLMMMVKENMISIEEALARLKEFEVQNRQTCRSDPPELTDPSSPTTNESFSCNPCDLSDNEQEESVTFRRLHKLVNSTRKVKKKLIRIDELKRPGAEESLMIDGLPFGDASTSLYSGVQKKLTVCPVDSLASALREQLTYDRDFDSLTTSPSSSSLDTCSSQKIFQVFSKSSGSPIHQETSVAGEVREAGEGSGSSFSEMEGCNDEEAKIARSVTDGELRHRILSPLSHHGRACSFGGFDLTNRSLHAVISNNDNTNKDGDGVRDPIKSPPTSRISLGKKVKSVRDTMRKHMSKRYHCSLSEQVCTSSPDRISSCPHSPHTDSDSLEKPKLKPGGSVESLRSSLSGQSSMSGQTVGTTDSSNSNRESVKSEDGEEDELPYRGPFCGRALVHTDFTPSPYDTDSLKLKSGDVIDVISKPPMGTWMGMLNGKVGTFKFIYVDVLNEEEVKPKKTRRRRKARQPKPTSVEELLDRINLKEHLPTFLFNGYEDLDTFKLLEEEDLDELNIRDPQHRAVLLTAVELLQEYDGSSDPERGGQSGGSQEKLLLDRRGLTGDSPRDSGCYESNENLENGRDKKTSSSMSRSSSGFESSHLPSPEYPVLPQTLTSAGPSKTSLQSKPACLPCVLTPLRPPKSSLSLLSPAKGHRVSGAIARSLSCMELRRNPAPDLLRRSFSLTVLHKEKERKPIKPKNWNLTPIVKTEESRRQTVNPQKHCELMFPSSHLAPKQAETTKITHLLRLPPTVPAERSSHPLTTPSSPNPEPVLTETACMYNHTNHISSEDKTSRSVSASSEARRLIMKRNKKTSTNSVNLGSLTEERLPVQHVDLKMEPISDKVLASKEQ; this is encoded by the exons ATGGAGGAGCTACGGAAACGCAAAGTAGTGCAAGACGAAGAGATG GGAACAGTTGACTCAGTGGCCACATCAGTGCAGCTCCGCTCGCAGATCCAG GAATCTCTTGGACTCAGCAGCACCATGTCCACTCCAGAGACTGAgagaag GTTTCCTGTGCACAAATCTAGCTCTGATGATGGATCAGGAG GAAAATGGGATGGAAAGAGAAAGAGCAAGTCTTTTTGGCAGAGTTTTCGAAAGTCACAGAAGGGAGTGTTGCGTCAGATTTCAAAAG GTGATGACGTCGGTTTTGTGGCCAGTGAAATCACCATGAGTGACGAAGAGCGTATCcagctgatgatgatggtgaaggaGAATATGATCTCTATAGAGGAAGCCCTGGCACGG CTGAAGGAGTTTGAAGTACAAAACAGACAGACGTGCAGGTCCGATCCCCCAGAGTTGACCGATCCCTCCAGTCCCACCACAAATGAGTCATTCAGCTGCAAC CCTTGTGACCTGTCGGACAATGAACAAGAGGAATCTGTGACGTTCAGGAGGCTCCATAAACTGGTCAACTCAACCCGGAAGGTGAAGAAGAAGCTGATCAGAATTGACGAGTTGAAGAGGCCCGGAGCAGAGG AGAGCCTAATGATTGATGGTCTTCCTTTCGGAGATGCCAGCACCTCCCTGTACTCAGGTGTGCAGAAGAAGCTTACCGTTTGCCCCGTGGACTCGCTGGCTTCAGCTCTGCGGGAACAGCTCACCTACGACAGGGACTTTGACAGCCTGACCACCTCGCCCTCCTCCAGCAGCCTGGACACCTGCAGCAGCCAGAAGATCTTCCAGGTCTTTAGCAAGTCCAGTGGGAGCCCTATTCATCAGGAGACTAGTGTAGCGGGGGAGGTGAGGGAGGCAGGTGAAGGCAGTGGCTCTTCCTTTTCTGAAATGGAGGGTTGCAATGATGAGGAAGCCAAAATCGCTCGCTCAGTGACCGATGGAGAGCTCCGTCACCGGATCCTCAGCCCGCTCAGTCACCATGGG AGAGCTTGTAGCTTTGGAGGATTTGACCTGACCAACCGCTCACTGCACGCAGTCATCTCTAACAACGATAACACC AATAAAGACGGAGATGGTGTGAGAGATCCCATTAAATCCCCACCAACATCTCGTATTTCACTGGGCAAAAAAGTCAAGTCTGTGAGAGACACTATGAGGAAACACATGTCCAAGAGATAccactgttctctctctgaacAGGTATGCACG TCAAGCCCAGATCGTATATCCAGCTGCCCTCACTCGCCTCATACAGACTCAGACTCTTTGGAGAAACCCAAACTGAAGCCAGGAGGGTCTGTGGAAAGCCTGAGGAGCTCCCTCAGTGGACAAAGTTCCATGA GTGGTCAGACTGTGGGCACCACCGACTCCTCCAACAGCAACAGAGAGAGTGTGAAGTCTGAGGACGGGGAGGAGGATGAGCTGCCTTACCGCGGACCCTTCTGTGGACGCGCTCTCGTTCATACTGACTTCACCCCCAGTCCCTACGACACAGACTCCCTCAAACTGAAG AGTGGAGACGTCATCGATGTCATTAGTAAGCCTCCGATGGGTACGTGGATGGGGATGCTCAACGGTAAAGTCGGCACcttcaagtttatttatgtggatgtcctgaatgaagaggaggtgaagccCAAAAAGACacgcaggaggaggaaggcccGGCAACCCAAACCCACCTCTGTAGAGGAGCTCCTTGATCGCATCAACCTCAAA GAGCATCTCCCCACCTTCCTTTTTAATGGCTATGAGGATCTGGACACATTCAAgttgctggaggaggaggacctgGACGAGCTGAACATCAGAGACCCCCAGCACAGAGCGGTGCTGCTCACCGCtgtggagctgctgcaggagTATGATG GAAGCAGCGACCCAGAGCGAGGAGGTCAGTCTGGAGGCTCACAGGAGAAGCTGCTCCTGGACCGCCGTGGCCTCACAGGAGACTCGCCCCGGGACTCCGGCTGCTACGAGAGCAACGAGAACCTGGAGAACG GAAGGGACAAAAAGACATCTTCATCCATGAGCAGGTCCTCCTCCGGTTTTGAGTCGAGCCACCTCCCGTCCCCAGAGTACCCCGTCCTCCCCCAGACCCTGACCTCCGCTGGCCCTAGTAAGACTTCTCTCCAAAGTAAACCAGCATGCCTGCCCTGTGTCTTAACACCACTAAGACCCCCGAAGAGCAGCTTAAGCCTCCTAAGCCCAGCAAAAGGTCATCGTGTCAGTGGAGCCATTGCTCGGAGCCTGAGCTGCATGGAGCTAAGGAGAAACCCAGCACCGGATCTGCTGAGGAGGAGCTTCTCCCTGACTGTCCTCcacaaagagaaggagagaaaaccCATTAAGCCTAAAAACTGGAATCTGACCCCCATTGTCAAGACCGAGGAGAGCAGACGGCAAACAGTAAATCCTCAAAAACATTGTGAGCTCATGTTTCCGTCTTCCCATCTTGCCCCTAAACAAGCAGAAACAACAAAAATCACACACCTCCTCCGACTGCCACCGACAGTCCCAGCAGAAAGGTCCAGTCATCCTTTAACTACACCTTCCTCACCCAACCCAGAGCCGGTACTAACAGAGACTGCCTGCATGTACAACCACACAAACCACATCTCGTCAGAGGATAAGACGAGTCGCTCGGTTTCAGCCAGTTCTGAAGCCCGCCGGCTGATAATGAAAAGAAATAAGAAGACGTCCACAAACTCAGTTAATCTGGGTTCTCTGACAGAAGAAAGACTCCCGGTGCAGCATGTTGATCTCAAAATGGAGCCAATTTCTGACAAAGTTTTGGCCTCAAAAGAACAATGA